The window TTATTCATTGCATGATCAAATACCTGGACTACTCCGAACCGCAAGCCGAAAAAATAGCCTGGAAGGTACATAACGAAGGCAAGTGCGCTATATTAGAAGGCTCGTTTACTGAGGTAGAGATCTACCGGAAAATACTTCAGCAGGAAGGCTTAACTGTTTCGGTTGAATAACGTAACCATATCGTCATGCCGAAACAAGTTCGGCATGAGGGAGTGATAAATAAAAAAGGCTTATCAATAAAACCTTTCCTATTACAAGTGGGATGGTATGCGGGAAACTGTATATGACGAAATAAAAGATGTCATTTCGAACCGACAGGGAGAAATCTTATACATGCGATAGGTGGGTCGTATAAGATTTCTCCTCGTACCTCGTTCGAAATGACAAATTGTGATAAATAAAAAGGGCATTGATCAATGATCAATGCCCTTTTTGCTTGCAGCTTAAATTTAATTAAGCCACAATATGGTTCCAGCCAAACTCGTCGGGCGCGTTGCCGTAGCGTATGGCATCTAAAGTTTTTAATACTTTTTGCGAGAATTCGCGGGTGGTTGGGTCGCTTAACTTGTAATCAACGCCATCGTAATGGAATTCGCCAACCGGGGCAATAGTGGCCGCTGTACCGGCACCAAAGGCATCGGTTAGTTTGCCTGTTTTGGCCCCTTCTACAATTTCAGCTATCGATACACGGCGCTCTTCAACCGGCACACCCCAGCTGCGGGCCAATGCTAAAACAGTATCGCGGGTTACACCATCTAAAATAGTATCGCGGGTTGATGGGGTTACCAGTGTACCATCCAGCATAAACATAACGTTGGCCGCGCCCATTTCCTCGGCATATAAATGCTCTTTAGCGTCAGTCCAGATGATCTGGTCAAAGCCTTCTTCCGCAGCTTTCTTAAATGGCAGCATTGAACCGCCGTAGTTGCCGGCTGCTTTGGCATAGCCAAAACCACCTTCGGCAGCGCGGGTATAATGTGTTTCAAATTTTACACGCAGCGGCTTTGAAAAATAAGGGCCTACCGGGCAGGTTAATACCACAAACTTGTAGGTTTTTGACGGGGTAACACCCAGGTAAGGGTCGGTAGCGAACATCACCGGGCGGATATATAACGAATGCATTGGCGCGGTAGGTATCCAATCGCGCTCAAGGTCGACCAGAGCGGCAATACTGCTTACAAAAATATCTTCGGGCAGGGTAGGCATGCAAAGGCGTTCGGCCGATTTATTGGCCCGTGCCGCGTTCTTTTCCGGACGGAATACAGTTACCGTACCATCAGCATGTTTGTAAGCTTTTAAACCTTCAAAAAATGCTTGTCCGTAATGGATAGACGAAATAGCAGGACTAAGCCCGATCTCGCCATAAGGGACGATCTCAAAATTCTTCCATTCACCATCGGCGTAATCGGCCACAAACATATGGTCGGTAAAAATGCGTCCGAAGGGTAAATTACTAAAATCTGTTTGCGATAAACGCGAATTTTGCGTTTTGGTGATCTTAATGTCCAGCGTCTCAGTCATGGCGTGTAGAATTATTATTGGAAAAGTGGCAAGTTAGGAAATTTGGTTCATAGTTCATAGATGATGGTTCATGGCGTCTGTAAAAATTGACATTAACATGCTCAATATCAAGTATGACGATTATGATCGATAAGCCATCAACCCTCCAATGCTTTTTCCACCCAGGCCTTTCCCCAAT of the Mucilaginibacter boryungensis genome contains:
- a CDS encoding branched-chain amino acid aminotransferase; the protein is MTETLDIKITKTQNSRLSQTDFSNLPFGRIFTDHMFVADYADGEWKNFEIVPYGEIGLSPAISSIHYGQAFFEGLKAYKHADGTVTVFRPEKNAARANKSAERLCMPTLPEDIFVSSIAALVDLERDWIPTAPMHSLYIRPVMFATDPYLGVTPSKTYKFVVLTCPVGPYFSKPLRVKFETHYTRAAEGGFGYAKAAGNYGGSMLPFKKAAEEGFDQIIWTDAKEHLYAEEMGAANVMFMLDGTLVTPSTRDTILDGVTRDTVLALARSWGVPVEERRVSIAEIVEGAKTGKLTDAFGAGTAATIAPVGEFHYDGVDYKLSDPTTREFSQKVLKTLDAIRYGNAPDEFGWNHIVA
- a CDS encoding ATP-dependent Clp protease adaptor ClpS yields the protein MPTEVQEETFTLEEVLAGLKEMHRLILWNDDHNTFDHVIHCMIKYLDYSEPQAEKIAWKVHNEGKCAILEGSFTEVEIYRKILQQEGLTVSVE